In Gallus gallus isolate bGalGal1 chromosome 8, bGalGal1.mat.broiler.GRCg7b, whole genome shotgun sequence, one DNA window encodes the following:
- the LOC107053954 gene encoding uncharacterized protein LOC107053954 produces the protein MSESSGQGLGEARRLQDPREINREAYGYSPMIPALRRIREEDRNEWMLSHWNISWPRNVRSPRQRRLQAKGDAFNTAGTAQGMPGIRPTTSRAAGRFPDSGDSRVWSPRLSVVQEESSDDSDSAASTAEGMQDARDTAVTDKGTHPPSCLCPSTLEAVEDDWECDSEEDAASEAVSVTPSTSDDSSAEVESTSSASSVTADPRPEEHVSACEGADVGPQHEVSAEAREHAQNSVCFRDAPEDGPGTTASPHAAARRRMPAVFRMALRALCRVFTCSCIRGQREERHEAANTRQLPRDHGIVES, from the exons ATGTCTGAATCCTCTGGACAAGGTCTGGGAGAAGCACGGAGACTCCAAGATCCCAGAGAGATCAACAGGGAGGCCTATGGGTACTCTCCTATGATCCCAGCACTCCGGAGAATTCGTGAGGAGGACAGAAACGAGTGGATGTTGTCACACTGGAATATTTCCTGGCCAAGGAATGTGAGAAGCCCCAGGCAGCGTAGGCTCCAGGCAAAAGGTGATGCTTTCAatactgctggcactgctcagggcaTGCCGGGCATCCGGCCCACGACATCACGGGCTGCCGGCCGGTTTCCTGACTCTGGTGACTCCCGAGTGTGGTCTCCTAGACTGTCAGTTGTGCAGGAAGAGTCCAGTGATGACAGCgacagtgctgccagcactgctgagggcatGCAGGAtgccagagacactgcagtgACAGATAAGGGCACGCACCCGCCCTCCTGTCTTTGCCCTTCAACACTGGAGGCTGTGGAGGATGACTGGGAGTGTGACTCTGAGGAAGATGCTGCATCAGAGGCAGTCAGCGTCACACCCAGCACATCTGATGATTCATCTGCTGAGGTGGAGTCCACGTCTTCAGCATCATCTGTGACTGCAGATCCCAGGCCTGAGGAGCATGTGTCAGCATGTGAGGGAGCAGATGTGGGCCCTCAGCACGAG gtttctgcagagGCCAGAGAACATGCACAGAACTCCGTGTGCTTCAGAGATGCACCAGAGGATGGCCCAG GTACTACTGCCTCACCACACGCAGCGGCTCGCCGCCGGATGCCAGCTGTCTTCAGGATGGCGCTTCGGGCTCTGTGCAGGGTTttcacctgcagctgcatcaggggaCAGCGAGAGGAGAGGCATGAGGCTGCAAACACCAGGCAGCTCCCCAGAGATCatggaattgtagaatcatag